The following are encoded in a window of Oreochromis aureus strain Israel breed Guangdong linkage group 10, ZZ_aureus, whole genome shotgun sequence genomic DNA:
- the LOC116313689 gene encoding gap junction Cx32.2 protein-like: MGDWSYLLTLLHKVQSHSTIVGKIWMSVLFLFRIFVLGAAADNVWADEVSEFYCDTQEPGCEHACYNWKFPISFVHYWVLQITFVSTPTLVYLGYAVHIIHKEKRMMEQLQDGIDGTKLKKRKYTDDRGKVKLKGTLFCTYMTQLFLKIFLEVGFSVGQFFIFGSPFIHLKFHCKMSPCAEMAGAQCMVSRPTEKTIFIFFMLAVSGISVLLNIIEIIYLCCTRRRDNRKQFLCEQHELSSQYYPFSRAGRNTNRPHGGVPLFTLPAHAKTGLSANENHSDSIVKEKDT; encoded by the coding sequence ATGGGGGACTGGTCTTACCTGCTGACACTGCTACACAAGGTCCAATCTCACTCAACTATAGTGGGTAAGATCTGGATGAGCGTCCTCTTCCTGTTCCGGATCTTTGTCCTAGGTGCTGCTGCAGACAATGTTTGGGCAGATGAAGTGTCAGAGTTCTACTGTGACACTCAAGAACCTGGATGTGAACATGCTTGCTACAACTGGAAGTTTCCAATATCCTTTGTACATTACTGGGTCCTGCAGATCACCTTTGTGTCAACTCCTACCCTTGTCTATCTGGGATATGCTGTACACATAATTCATAAAGAGAAAAGAATGATGGAACAGCTGCAGGATGGAATTGATGGAACTAAATTAAAGAAACGTAAATATACGGATGATCGTGGAAAGGTGAAGTTAAAAGGGACACTCTTTTGCACGTATATGACACAGCTCTTTTTAAAGATCTTCCTGGAAGTTGGATTTAGTGTGGGCCAGTTTTTTATCTTTGGTTCCCCATTCATTCACTTAAAGTTCCACTGTAAAATGTCTCCTTGTGCCGAAATGGCTGGTGCCCAGTGTATGGTCTCCCGTCCCACAGAGAAAACgatctttatcttttttatgCTTGCAGTTTCAGGCATTTCAGTACTCCTGAATATAATTGAGATCATTTACCTGTGCTGTACAAGGAGAAGAGATAACAGGAAACAGTTTTTATGTGAACAGCATGAGCTCAGTTCACAGTATTACCCATTCAGTCGAGCTGGCCGAAACACGAATCGCCCACATGGAGGAGTTCCATTGTTCACTCTGCCAGCTCATGCTAAGACGGGACTCAGCGCTAATGAGAACCACAGTGATTCCATCGTTAAAGAGAAGGATACCTGA